The Corynebacterium confusum genome has a window encoding:
- a CDS encoding response regulator transcription factor, with amino-acid sequence MPGSVINLLVVDDDPLVLEALGHYFASADDMKVGATAENGKAALALLGEQDFDVIVADIHMPEMDGTTLLRKVGEMDNPPVFIAMTAMDNDDTLLDVMSHKAAAYILKSSKPTYILETVREAVKGGTVVTPQSLTRLVEHLPELQTTTMRPTAALDSYDIPPAQLRVLELLCEGQSNAEIAASTGYADGTIKKYISYLLAEFQAKSRLDLAIKALKAGYGQ; translated from the coding sequence TTGCCCGGGTCGGTAATTAACCTCCTGGTCGTCGACGACGACCCGCTGGTACTCGAAGCGCTAGGACACTACTTCGCTAGCGCAGACGACATGAAGGTTGGCGCTACCGCCGAAAATGGAAAAGCCGCCCTTGCTCTGCTCGGGGAGCAAGATTTTGACGTCATCGTGGCAGATATTCACATGCCGGAAATGGACGGCACGACGCTGCTGCGCAAGGTCGGGGAGATGGACAATCCCCCGGTCTTTATCGCGATGACCGCGATGGACAATGACGACACCCTCCTGGACGTCATGTCCCATAAGGCGGCCGCCTATATCCTGAAGAGCTCTAAGCCCACCTATATTTTGGAAACCGTGCGCGAAGCCGTAAAGGGCGGCACGGTGGTCACGCCGCAGTCGCTGACCCGCCTGGTCGAGCACCTGCCGGAGCTCCAGACCACCACCATGCGCCCGACGGCCGCGCTGGATAGTTACGATATTCCGCCGGCACAGCTACGGGTGCTGGAGCTGCTGTGTGAGGGCCAGTCGAACGCGGAGATCGCGGCATCGACGGGCTATGCCGACGGCACGATTAAGAAATACATCTCGTACCTGCTGGCCGAATTCCAGGCCAAGTCGCGCCTGGATCTGGCCATCAAGGCGCTCAAAGCCGGCTACGGCCAGTAA
- a CDS encoding bifunctional proline dehydrogenase/L-glutamate gamma-semialdehyde dehydrogenase, producing MTSPANTRLPESDDVEAIVESAVRQARTWLAASANEKDQATEQLADLLRDTDGVKFTMDFVDRVMRPEDDKVAAHALKKINENFDPAFLGKINASLIGLGGFFGPILPNLVMPLARMRMRQMVGHLVVDAESDVLNKTLDKAAESGEQLNLNLLGEAVLGEDEARSRTERTLALIRNPRVTYVSVKASSIVAQLNPWDIDGSVERLKERLRPLYEEAAKRSPNVFINLDMEEYHDLHLTIRLFKELLSEPEFKELEAGIVLQAYLPDTFAALQELAEFAKQRVAEGGAKIKIRLVKGANLSMEHVQGEVHGWPVAPYITKPEVDANYFRLLDYILRDEFADSVRIGVATHNLYTAALAAELGKKRGVMNMMDSEMLQGMSPAQQEAVRKVFGGRQILYTPVVHMEDFDVAVSYLVRRLEENSAPQNFLYALFAPDEARSDHLTPLQDQEARFRRAVKDRWDTFAGARRQQDRNAEEGQGRQAPVTGRFVNEPDTDPALQANREWALKWLDTDPGEHTVTQVTDPAEVETAVAKAKTLAEDWGSKTGHERAEVLDTIGDHLADYRGRLVSVMAHEANKTVTQSDPEVSEAIDFATYYAHSARLLDEARSKFTPNRVTVVTPPWNFPVAIPVGGVLSSLAAGSTVIIKPAPQVVHCAQVAVEAIHAGLKEHGLDTDLVQLVYTDESEAGKTLISHADVDAVILTGASDTGALFRSWRPEMNLMAETSGKNALIITPAADPDLAIQDLYLSAFGHSGQKCSAASLVIFVGAAGTSERLRNQLLDSVRTLIPGPGYEVKTTMNGLAEPPSEKLYRGLTQLEPGEKWLIKPEKLNEEGTLWSPGIRDGVQPGSWYHLNECFGPVLGIMHAETLEEAIEWQNSTGYGLTGGIHSLDDEEIDYWIDHVEVGNAYVNRGITGAIVQRQSFGGWKKSVMGPGAKAGGPNYVPQMGTWEDGELRARDVDIKANIAGELRQWTDRLDSVLDEGDASWLWRAAELDQLAWQEEFGRNHDRTALISEANIFRYRPLLSALSVRVGEGYKVRDVARQLLATAITGTPIDISAPANIAADLRDMGFRARTASTEEFANEVAEMSSARIRALGAVEQPVQEAAVKSNSVVLDQPVLADGRRELLPYLLEQAISVTMHRFGIIRDTGDIRR from the coding sequence ATGACTTCTCCTGCCAACACCCGTTTGCCCGAATCCGACGACGTCGAAGCCATCGTCGAATCCGCCGTCCGCCAGGCCCGCACCTGGCTCGCCGCTAGCGCTAACGAGAAAGACCAGGCCACCGAGCAGCTCGCGGACCTGCTGCGCGACACCGACGGCGTTAAGTTCACCATGGACTTCGTCGACCGCGTTATGCGCCCGGAAGACGACAAGGTTGCAGCTCACGCGCTGAAGAAGATTAACGAAAACTTTGATCCGGCCTTCCTGGGCAAGATCAACGCCTCCCTGATCGGCTTGGGCGGTTTCTTCGGACCGATCCTGCCGAACCTCGTGATGCCGCTAGCCCGCATGCGCATGCGTCAGATGGTCGGCCACTTGGTCGTCGACGCTGAGTCCGACGTCCTGAACAAGACCCTGGACAAGGCCGCCGAGTCCGGCGAGCAGCTCAACCTGAACCTGCTGGGCGAGGCCGTCCTCGGCGAGGACGAGGCCCGCTCCCGCACCGAGCGCACCCTGGCGCTTATCCGCAACCCGCGCGTGACCTACGTGTCCGTGAAGGCCTCTTCCATCGTGGCCCAGCTCAACCCGTGGGACATCGACGGCTCCGTCGAGCGCCTCAAGGAGCGCCTGCGCCCCCTCTACGAGGAGGCCGCCAAGCGCAGCCCGAATGTCTTCATCAACCTGGACATGGAGGAGTACCACGACCTCCACCTGACCATCCGCCTGTTCAAGGAACTGCTCAGCGAGCCGGAGTTCAAGGAGCTGGAAGCCGGCATCGTCCTGCAGGCCTACCTGCCGGATACCTTCGCCGCCCTGCAGGAGCTGGCCGAGTTCGCCAAGCAGCGCGTGGCCGAAGGCGGCGCCAAAATTAAGATCCGCCTGGTCAAGGGCGCCAACCTGTCCATGGAGCACGTCCAGGGCGAGGTCCACGGCTGGCCGGTCGCCCCTTACATCACCAAGCCGGAGGTCGACGCCAACTACTTCCGCCTGCTGGACTACATCCTGCGCGATGAGTTCGCCGACTCCGTGCGGATTGGCGTGGCCACCCACAACCTCTACACCGCCGCCCTGGCCGCGGAGCTGGGCAAGAAGCGCGGCGTCATGAACATGATGGACTCCGAGATGCTGCAGGGCATGTCCCCGGCCCAGCAGGAGGCCGTCCGCAAGGTCTTCGGCGGTCGCCAGATCCTCTACACCCCTGTCGTCCACATGGAAGACTTCGACGTCGCCGTGTCCTACCTGGTCCGCCGCCTAGAGGAGAACTCCGCCCCGCAGAACTTCCTCTACGCCCTGTTCGCCCCGGACGAAGCCCGCAGCGATCACCTGACCCCGCTGCAGGATCAGGAAGCCCGCTTCCGCCGCGCCGTGAAAGACCGCTGGGACACCTTCGCCGGCGCCCGCCGCCAGCAGGACCGCAACGCGGAGGAAGGCCAGGGCCGCCAGGCCCCGGTCACTGGCCGCTTTGTCAACGAGCCGGACACCGACCCGGCGCTGCAGGCCAACCGCGAGTGGGCCCTGAAGTGGCTGGACACCGACCCGGGCGAGCACACCGTTACCCAGGTCACCGACCCGGCCGAGGTGGAAACCGCCGTGGCCAAGGCAAAGACCCTGGCCGAGGACTGGGGCTCCAAGACTGGCCACGAGCGCGCTGAGGTCCTGGATACCATCGGCGACCACCTGGCGGATTACCGCGGCCGCCTGGTCAGCGTCATGGCCCACGAGGCCAACAAGACCGTGACGCAGTCCGACCCGGAGGTCTCCGAGGCCATCGACTTCGCCACCTACTACGCGCACTCCGCGCGCCTGCTGGACGAGGCCCGGTCGAAGTTCACCCCGAACCGCGTGACCGTGGTGACCCCGCCGTGGAACTTCCCCGTGGCCATCCCGGTCGGCGGCGTGCTGTCCTCCCTGGCGGCCGGCTCCACCGTCATCATCAAGCCGGCCCCGCAGGTCGTCCACTGTGCCCAGGTAGCCGTGGAGGCCATCCACGCCGGCCTGAAGGAGCACGGCCTGGACACCGACCTGGTTCAGCTGGTCTACACCGACGAGAGCGAAGCCGGCAAGACGCTCATCTCCCACGCAGACGTCGACGCCGTCATCCTGACCGGCGCTTCCGACACCGGCGCGCTCTTCCGCTCCTGGCGCCCGGAGATGAACCTGATGGCTGAGACCTCCGGCAAGAACGCGCTGATCATCACCCCGGCCGCCGATCCGGACCTGGCCATCCAGGACCTGTACCTGTCCGCCTTCGGCCACTCTGGCCAGAAGTGCTCCGCCGCCTCCCTGGTCATCTTCGTCGGCGCCGCCGGCACCTCGGAGCGCCTGCGCAACCAGCTGCTGGACTCCGTGCGCACGCTCATCCCGGGCCCGGGCTACGAGGTCAAGACCACCATGAACGGCCTGGCCGAGCCGCCGAGTGAGAAGCTCTACCGCGGCCTGACCCAGCTGGAGCCGGGCGAGAAGTGGCTCATCAAGCCGGAGAAGCTCAACGAGGAGGGAACCCTGTGGTCCCCGGGTATCCGCGACGGCGTCCAGCCGGGCTCCTGGTACCACCTCAACGAGTGCTTCGGCCCGGTGCTGGGCATCATGCACGCCGAGACCCTGGAGGAGGCCATCGAGTGGCAGAACTCCACCGGCTACGGTCTGACCGGCGGCATCCACTCCCTGGATGACGAGGAGATTGACTACTGGATCGACCACGTCGAGGTCGGCAACGCCTACGTCAACCGCGGCATCACCGGCGCTATCGTCCAGCGCCAGTCCTTTGGCGGCTGGAAGAAATCCGTCATGGGCCCGGGCGCCAAGGCCGGCGGCCCGAACTACGTGCCGCAGATGGGCACCTGGGAGGACGGCGAGCTGCGCGCCCGCGACGTGGACATCAAGGCCAACATCGCCGGCGAGCTGCGCCAGTGGACCGACCGCCTGGACTCCGTGCTGGACGAAGGCGACGCCTCCTGGCTGTGGCGCGCCGCGGAGCTGGACCAGCTAGCCTGGCAGGAAGAGTTCGGTCGCAACCACGACCGCACGGCTCTGATCTCGGAGGCCAATATCTTCCGCTACCGCCCGCTGCTGTCGGCCCTGTCTGTCCGCGTTGGCGAGGGCTACAAGGTCCGCGACGTCGCCCGCCAGCTGCTGGCCACCGCCATCACCGGCACCCCGATCGACATCTCGGCCCCGGCGAACATCGCCGCGGACCTGCGCGACATGGGCTTCCGCGCCCGCACCGCCAGCACTGAGGAGTTCGCCAACGAGGTCGCCGAGATGTCCTCGGCCCGCATCCGCGCCCTCGGCGCGGTGGAGCAGCCGGTCCAGGAGGCCGCGGTCAAGTCGAACTCGGTCGTCCTCGACCAGCCGGTCCTGGCCGATGGCCGCCGCGAGCTGCTGCCGTACCTGCTGGAGCAAGCCATCTCCGTGACCATGCACCGCTTCGGCATCATCCGCGATACCGGCGATATCCGCCGCTAG
- a CDS encoding AI-2E family transporter, which yields MDSQHDDISTGQASASHQADAQPAKENAQQDAKKDQTTTLVSQDDHGLGRETARDTPGDSDKKAQVLSADLNSAARTSLQLIAVIAGVAVVGYLLRFIWVGLLPVILAILVSTVLFPITAWLRHHKFPRALAAVTTLLAFLLIFVGIFSAMAPVVSNQGATLVSQAESGINELGHLVEESPINVDGGQLESVMDDAVSFLRGQASNIATGVMTGVSAASSVLVAFVIMLFVTFFIIKDGDKFLPWLRKYTGSAAGWHITELGSRIWSTLAGFIQAQAAVAFVDAALIGLGLWALQVPLAFVIAVVTFFASFIPIIGAVTAGALAVIIALVSNGLTNALLALALIVIVQQVEGNLLQPLLQSKALGLHAAVVLLSVTIGSTLSGIIGAFLAVPVAATITVMLRYYAEMTGLRSGEIDPDELDISTGEGPTPRQKVAELFHSMSPQH from the coding sequence ATGGATAGCCAGCATGACGATATAAGCACCGGACAAGCGTCCGCCTCCCACCAGGCGGACGCCCAACCGGCCAAGGAAAACGCTCAACAAGACGCCAAGAAGGACCAGACCACCACCCTGGTCAGCCAGGACGACCACGGTCTGGGCCGGGAAACCGCGCGCGACACGCCCGGCGACTCGGACAAGAAGGCCCAGGTACTGAGCGCGGATCTGAACTCCGCCGCGCGCACCTCGCTGCAGCTCATCGCTGTCATCGCGGGCGTCGCCGTCGTCGGCTACCTCCTGCGCTTTATCTGGGTCGGGCTCCTGCCAGTCATCCTGGCCATCCTGGTCAGCACCGTGCTTTTTCCCATCACTGCCTGGCTGCGCCACCACAAATTCCCGCGCGCCCTCGCCGCGGTCACCACTCTGCTGGCCTTCTTACTCATCTTCGTCGGCATCTTCTCCGCCATGGCCCCGGTGGTCTCCAACCAGGGCGCGACGCTGGTCAGCCAGGCCGAAAGTGGCATCAACGAGCTGGGCCACCTGGTGGAAGAATCTCCCATCAACGTCGATGGCGGGCAGCTCGAATCCGTCATGGACGACGCGGTGAGCTTCCTCAGGGGCCAGGCCAGCAACATCGCCACCGGCGTGATGACCGGCGTGTCTGCGGCCAGCTCCGTCCTGGTGGCCTTCGTCATCATGCTCTTCGTGACGTTCTTCATCATCAAGGACGGCGACAAGTTCCTACCGTGGCTGCGCAAGTACACCGGTTCCGCCGCCGGCTGGCACATCACGGAGCTAGGCTCGCGCATCTGGTCCACCCTGGCCGGCTTCATCCAGGCCCAGGCCGCCGTGGCCTTCGTGGACGCTGCGCTCATCGGCCTGGGCCTGTGGGCCCTGCAGGTGCCGCTGGCCTTCGTCATCGCCGTGGTGACCTTCTTCGCCAGCTTCATCCCGATCATCGGTGCCGTCACCGCCGGCGCCCTGGCCGTCATCATCGCGCTGGTATCCAACGGCCTGACCAACGCCCTGCTGGCTCTGGCTCTCATCGTCATCGTGCAGCAGGTGGAGGGCAACCTCCTGCAGCCGCTGCTGCAGTCCAAGGCCCTGGGCCTGCACGCCGCCGTGGTCCTGCTGTCCGTGACCATCGGCTCGACGTTGTCCGGCATCATCGGCGCCTTCCTGGCCGTGCCGGTGGCCGCCACCATCACGGTAATGCTGCGCTACTACGCCGAGATGACCGGCCTGCGCTCCGGCGAGATCGACCCGGACGAGCTGGACATCTCCACCGGCGAGGGCCCCACCCCGCGCCAGAAGGTCGCCGAGCTCTTCCACTCCATGAGCCCACAGCACTAA
- a CDS encoding nucleosidase produces MRCIADKPLFVAAVDAEAAHVPDDAALLITGIGTLPAAISLTEVLTEARLRDEMPSRVVNIGTAGALHDGLAGVFEVDAVTKHDFMLEVLSDLGKYLLPERIELPTSGRLPVRSLATGDLFVSDTQTRNRLAQESALCDMEGYSVAAVCQRFEVPCTLLKQVSDPADESSVGTWAGVLDRGARQLMSAVTDLGLLPR; encoded by the coding sequence ATGAGATGCATTGCTGATAAACCGCTGTTTGTGGCTGCCGTCGACGCTGAAGCGGCGCACGTCCCTGACGACGCCGCACTGCTGATTACCGGCATTGGGACGCTGCCGGCCGCAATCTCCCTGACCGAGGTTCTGACCGAGGCCCGCCTGCGTGACGAGATGCCCTCTCGGGTGGTCAATATCGGTACCGCCGGTGCCCTGCACGACGGCCTAGCCGGCGTCTTCGAGGTGGACGCGGTTACCAAGCATGATTTCATGCTGGAGGTCCTGTCCGACCTCGGCAAGTACCTGCTGCCCGAGCGCATCGAGCTGCCTACCTCCGGGCGCCTGCCGGTGCGCTCGCTGGCCACCGGCGACCTTTTCGTCTCCGATACCCAGACCCGCAACCGCCTGGCCCAGGAATCCGCCCTGTGCGACATGGAGGGCTACTCCGTGGCCGCGGTCTGCCAGCGCTTCGAGGTCCCCTGCACCCTGCTCAAGCAGGTCTCCGACCCGGCCGACGAGTCCTCCGTGGGCACCTGGGCCGGCGTGCTGGACCGTGGCGCCCGCCAGCTGATGTCCGCCGTCACCGACTTGGGCCTGTTGCCGCGCTAG
- a CDS encoding arylamine N-acetyltransferase: protein MPRHHAGTVPRPGIRSARACRCRGGFCFEHAEIIQQVLGELGVEHHRFLARVLLRGSEEPGAATHFDIEVNPHHAATLWEFAHQG from the coding sequence GTGCCCAGGCACCATGCTGGAACAGTACCGCGACCGGGTATCCGGTCCGCCCGCGCTTGCCGATGCCGCGGCGGCTTCTGCTTCGAGCACGCGGAGATCATCCAGCAGGTCTTAGGCGAGCTGGGAGTAGAACACCACCGCTTCCTGGCCCGCGTGCTGCTGCGCGGCAGCGAGGAGCCGGGCGCAGCCACCCACTTCGACATCGAGGTGAATCCGCACCACGCAGCTACCTTGTGGGAATTCGCCCACCAGGGCTGA
- a CDS encoding sulfate adenylyltransferase subunit 1 → MPTTQSPSPVQGVDQLKERETLRLCTAGSVDDGKSTFVGRLLHDTKSVLADQMESMERSSVDRGFDGMDLSLLVDGLRAEREQGITIDVAYRYFATDKRTFILADTPGHVQYTRNTVTGMSTSQVVVLLIDARHGVVEQTRRHANVAALLGVRHVILAVNKIDLVDYDEATFRAIEKEFGALAERLGLTDTQVVPISALKGDNVVEPSTQMEWYSGPTVLQALEDVPVAGGRAEDLDFRFPIQYVIREHASDYRGYAGRVQAGSIAVGDTVALPEGRTSTVTHIDTTDGEVEVTRAGESVVLRLADDVDLARGDLIAGTERPEATREFAATVVALTEKDLKPGPMVKLRYGTAVVKARITQVERILDLDGVADQDDPEAVTLNEIAYVVLQTPVELPVEDYAARGAVGNFLLVDPSTGNTLAAGFVGRRLR, encoded by the coding sequence ATGCCTACCACCCAAAGCCCGTCCCCGGTCCAGGGAGTGGATCAGCTCAAAGAGCGCGAGACGCTGCGCCTATGCACCGCCGGTTCCGTAGACGACGGCAAGTCCACCTTCGTCGGCCGCCTGCTGCACGACACCAAGTCCGTGCTGGCCGATCAGATGGAGTCCATGGAGCGCAGCAGCGTTGACCGTGGCTTCGACGGCATGGACCTGTCCCTGCTGGTCGACGGCCTGCGCGCAGAGCGTGAGCAGGGCATTACCATCGACGTGGCCTACCGCTACTTCGCCACGGACAAGCGCACCTTCATCCTGGCGGACACCCCAGGGCACGTGCAGTACACCCGCAACACCGTGACCGGCATGTCGACCTCCCAGGTCGTGGTGCTGCTTATCGATGCCCGCCACGGCGTGGTCGAGCAAACCCGCCGCCACGCCAACGTCGCGGCCCTGCTGGGCGTGCGCCACGTCATCCTGGCCGTCAACAAGATCGACCTGGTGGACTACGACGAAGCGACCTTCCGCGCCATCGAGAAAGAATTCGGCGCCCTGGCCGAACGCTTGGGCCTGACCGATACCCAGGTCGTGCCGATCTCCGCACTCAAGGGCGATAACGTGGTCGAGCCCTCCACCCAGATGGAGTGGTACTCCGGCCCGACCGTCCTGCAGGCGCTCGAGGACGTGCCGGTGGCCGGCGGCCGCGCCGAGGACCTGGACTTCCGTTTCCCCATCCAGTACGTCATCCGCGAGCACGCCAGCGACTACCGCGGCTACGCCGGCCGCGTGCAGGCAGGATCCATTGCCGTCGGCGACACGGTGGCCCTGCCGGAGGGCCGCACCAGCACGGTCACCCACATCGACACCACCGATGGGGAGGTAGAGGTCACCCGCGCCGGCGAATCCGTCGTGCTGCGCTTGGCCGACGACGTGGACCTGGCCCGCGGCGACCTCATCGCCGGCACCGAGCGGCCGGAGGCCACCCGCGAGTTCGCCGCCACCGTCGTCGCGCTGACGGAAAAGGACCTAAAGCCCGGCCCGATGGTCAAGCTGCGCTACGGCACCGCCGTGGTCAAGGCCCGCATCACCCAGGTCGAGCGCATCCTGGACCTAGACGGCGTGGCCGACCAGGATGACCCGGAGGCGGTTACCCTTAACGAGATCGCATACGTCGTGCTCCAGACCCCGGTCGAGCTGCCGGTCGAGGACTACGCCGCCCGCGGCGCGGTGGGCAACTTCCTGCTGGTGGACCCGAGCACCGGCAACACCCTGGCGGCCGGCTTCGTGGGGCGGCGCCTGCGGTAG